The stretch of DNA TGCTACGGCCTCGGTATCGGCCGCACCGCGGCGGCCGCGATCGAGCAGGGCCACGACCGGGACGGCATCGTCTGGCCGGCGCCCCTGGCGCCGTTCGCCGTCGTCCTCAGTTCGCTCGACCCGGGTGACGAAGCGGTGCGCTCGGCCGCCGATTCCCTCTACGAGGAACTCGTGGGCACGCTGGCCCCCGGTGGTTTCGACGTGCTCTACGACGATCGCGCGGAACGGCCCGGCGTCAAGTTCAAGGATGCCGATCTGGTCGGTTTCCCGGTGCGGGTCGTCGTCGGCGCCCGCTCGCTTCGAAACGGCGGCGCCGAGGTCTCGGCTCGGCGCGACGGCGAGCGCGAAGTCGTCGCGCTGGACCGGGTCTCAGACGTCGTCCTCGGCCTGCTCCGGTAGAACGTCTACCCGGAGGGTGACAATCCGGTTGCCGTCAACTTCTTCCACCTGCAGACGCAGCCGCCCGGCTTCGACCGTGTCGCCCTCTTCCGCGGTGCGGCCGAGCTCGGAGAGCGCGATGCCGGCCACGGTGTCCTCCTCGCGGGCGTCGGCGATGTCGATCCCGAGTTCGTCCTCCAGATCGTCGATCAGCATGCCCCCGAGGACCCTGTAGCCGCCGTCCTCCAGGCGAACGAACTCGGGAACTTCGGCGTCGAACTCGTCCTGGATCTCGCCGACGATCTCCTCCAGAACGTTCTCGAGGGTGACGATGCCGGCGACGCCGCCGTACTCGTCGACGACCGCGGCCATGTGGACGTGCTCGTGGCGCATCCGGGCCAGCAACTGGTCGAGGGAGAGCGTCTCGGGCACGGCGAAGGTCTCGCGGGCGACTTCGCGCAGGGAGGCCGGTGGTTCCTCGGCGATGAACAGGTCCTTGATGTGGACCAGGCCGATCAACTGGTCGAGGTCCCCGTCGCAGAGCGGGAAGCGGGTATGGCCGCTCCGGCGGGCGACGTCGAGATTCGCCTCGATCGGCTCGGTGGCGTCCATGTAGACGACCTCGGTACGCGGGACCATCACCTGGCGGGCGTTGCGGTCGGAGAGTTCGAACACGTTGTCGAGCAGCTCCCGCTTGGGCTCCGAGAGTTCAGTGTCCTCCTCGGAGGCGAGCAGGCGGCGGATCTCCTCTTCGCTGTGGGCCAGTTCGCCGTGGCCGACCGGTTCGATGCCGAAGATGCGCAGGAAGGCGTTCGCCATCAGATTGAGCACCCAGATGCCGGGATAGGTCGCCCAGTAGAAGGCCCAGAGCGGCACGGCGACCCAGAGGCTGGTGGGCTCGGGCCGGCGGATCGCGAGCGACTTCGGCGCCAGTTCGCCGAGCACGATGTGGAACATGCTGATGATCGCGAAGGCGACGATCAGACTGATCGAGTGGGTGGCTTCCGCCGGCATGTTCGGTACCAGCTCGAACAGAGGCTGGAGCAGCCGGTTGACCGCCGGTTCGCCGACGACGCCGAGACCGATGCTGGCGAGCGTGATGCCGAGTTGGGTCGCCGACAGGTAGGCGTCGAGATGATCGATCATCCGCTGCGCCATGCGGCCGCGGAGCGTTTCCACATGGGGAGCGATCTGGGTCGGCCGGACCTTGACCAGCGCGAACTCGGCGGCGACGAAGAATCCGTTCAGACCGACCAGAAAGAGGCCCAGCGTCAGGCCCCAGCCGAGCGGAATGTCGAGGTTGATGGGCGGCCCGGTCGCCGCCACGAATAGCGGGATCATCGGCGCGCGGCCTCAGCAGCCCAGGTGCGCTGGTCGGGGTCCGGGTCGGGTTCGTCCAGACTGGAGCCGGATGGCGAAGGATCCGAGGCGTCGTCGTTCACGCGCGGCAAGCGTAGCAGCACCTTGCCCTTGCCGACGCCGCCCTTCCTTTGCCCCGCTAGTCGTGCCAGCTCTGGGGCTGGGTCTGGCGCCGGACGTGGAGGCCGGCATCGGCGATCGACTCGATCAGTTGTTCGACGTGGTCCGTGCCGCGGGTTTCCAGCCGCAGCCCGATGTGGACCTCGTTCAGGCCGAACTCGGAGAAGGCGCGCTCATGGTGGGTCTCGAGCACGTTGGCGCCGCTCTCGCCGACGAGATTGAGCAGGCCGGCCAGCGCGCCGGGCCGGTCCTTGACGCAGACGTCGAGCTGCACCAGGCGACCGTCCTTCGTCAGGCCGCGCTCGATGATGCGGCTGAGCAGGGTGACGTCGATGTTGCCGCCGGTGAGCACCATCGCCGTTCGGCGGCCCTTCGCCTGGGGCACGCGGTCGTTGACGACCGCGGCCAGAACGGCGGCGCCGGCGCCTTCGACCACGGCCTTCTCGCGCTCGAGCAGCAGCAGCACCGCGTTGGCGATCTCCTCCTCGTCCACCGTCACCAGGTCGTCGACGAGTTCCTCGACCAGCTTCAGGGTCAGGGCCGCCGGTCGCTTGACGGCGATGCCGTCGGCGATCGTGTGGCGGCGCTCGACCGCCACCGGCTCGCCGGCTGCGAGGCTCTCTCTCATCGAGGGTACGGCGCCGGTCTGCACGCCGACGATCCGCGTCTGCGGCCGGTGCGCCTTGTACGCCGCCGCGATGCCGGAGATCAGACCGCCGCCGCCGATGGGCACGACGATGACCTCGAGATCGGGTTCCTGGGCCATCAACTCGAAGCCGATCGTCCCCTGTCCGGCGATCACCTGGGCGTCGTTGAACGGATGAACGTAGGTCGCTCCGAGTTCCGCTTCGAGTTCGTGCGCGTGGGCCTGGGCATCGTCGAACGTCTCTCCGGCCAGCCGGACGTCGGCGCCGAAGCTGCGCGTGTTGGCGACCTTGATCAGGGGCGTCGGCAGTGGCATGACGACGGTGGCCTGCAGGCCGAGCCGGCCGGCGTGGTAGGCGACCGCCTGGCCGTGGTTGCCCGCGGAGGCGGTGATCAGCCCCCGCTGCTTCTCGTCTTCGGAGAGCGTGAGGATGCGGTTCAGGGCTCCGCGCTCCTTGAACGAGCCGGTCATCTGCAGGTTCTCGAGCTTGAAGTAGGCGCCGAGGCCGCACAGCCGGGAGAAGTACTCGGACCGGGCGCACGGACTGACGTAGACCTGATCGGCGATTCGTCGCCGCGCCTCTTCGATCAGCTCCGCCATCTGGAGGCTCGACGTCATCCCGCGATTCTGCAACAACGCATCCCCTTGCGTTGACACGGTAACTCTCCCCTTTGTACCGTTGCGCCTTCTCGCGGGCGGCCGCCTTCGGCTCTCGTTCGCGGGTTCAGGCCCGTAGCTCAGCTGGTTAGAGCGCTACGTTGACATCGTAGAGGTCAGCGGTTCGAGTCCGCTCGGGCCTACCAGACATGGGCCGTTCGGTCTGTGACTCAGGCGCTTAGCTCAGTTGGTTAGAGCGCTACCTTCACACGGTAGAGGTCAGCGGTTCGAGTCCGCTAGCGCCTACCATCGCGGTGCCGGGCCGCGCGGCCCGGCCGTGTCGCCAGACGAACCTGCTACCCGCCACTTGGTGATCGACCGATGCTCGACCTGACCCTGCCGGACGGATCGGTGCGCAGCGTGCCGCCGGGGACGACCGCGCTGGAGGTGGCGCGCTCGATCGGCCCCGGTCTGGCGAAGGCCGCCGTGGGCGCCGCACTCGACGGCCGGCCCGTCGACCTGCGCACTCCGATCGAAGCGTCCGGCCGGTTCCGGCTGTTCACGTCCCGGGACGAAGAGGCCGGCATCTTCCTGCGCCACACGGCCGAGCACGTGCTTGCGGACGCGGTCCAGCGGCTCTGGCCGGGCACCCAGATCGATGTCGGCCGCCGGGACCACTCGGAGAAGTACCAGTACGACTTCCGCTTCCCGCGGGCCTTCGTGCCCGAGGACCTGGAAGCGATCGAGGCGAAGATGCGGGAGATCCTGCGCGAGAAGCACGAGGTCGAGCGGGTCGAGATCGATCGCGAGGAGGCGCGCGAGCTGTTTGCCCGCATGGGCGAGGAACTCAAGCTCGAGCGCCTGGACGACATCCCGGAGGGCGAGCCGATCACCCTGTTCCGGCACGGCGAGTTCGTCGATCTGTGCCGGGGTCCGCACGCGCAACGCGTGGATCAGGTCGGCGCCGTCAAGCTGCTCGAGAGTTCCGGCGTGTTCCTCCGCGGCGACGAGAGCCGCGAGCAACTGCAGCGGATCTACGGAACCGCGTTCGCGAACCGCGAAGCGCTCGACGGGTATCTGGCCGACCTGGAGCTGCGCCGGGCCCGCGACCATCGCCGCCTGGGCCCGGCACTCGACCTGTTCAGCTTCAACCAGAACGCGCCCGGCAGTCCCTTCTTCCATCCCCGTGGGACGGTGATCTACAACCTGCTCGTCGACTACGTGCAGGGACTCAACCGGCGCGACGGCTTCGAGGAAGTGCGGACGCCGCAGATTCTCGACGTCGATCTCTGGCACCGCTCGGGGCACTGGGACAACTACCGGGAGAGCATGTTCTTCACCGAGGTCGACGAGCGGCAGTACGCGGTGAAGCCGATGAACTGCCCGACCCACTGCCTGATCTACCGGACCGGTCTGCGTTCCTACCGCGACCTGCCGATCCGCTACGCCGACTTCGGCCGCCTCCACCGCTACGAACAGTCCGGGGTCATTACCGGCCTCACCAGGGTGCGCACGTTCTGCCAGGACGACGCCCACACCTTCTGCACCGAGGAGCAGGTCGAGGCCGAGGTCCTGCTGCCGGTGTCGACGATCCTCGAGATATACCGGACGTTCGGCTTCGACGACATCCAGATCGAGGTCTCCACGAGGCCGGAGAAGTCGATCGGCAGCGCAGAACTCTGGGAACGGGCCGAGAACGCGCTGATGCGTGCGCTCAGGAGCCGCGGTCTCGAGTTCGACGTCAACGAGGGCGACGGTGCTTTCTACGGCCCGAAGATCGACTTCCAGGCCCGCGACACGCTCGGCCGGAGCTGGCAGTTGGGGACCGTTCAGCTCGACTACCAGATGCCGGAGCGGCTGGACCTCGAGTACACCGCCAGCGACGGCGGCACCCGGCGC from Acidobacteriota bacterium encodes:
- a CDS encoding hemolysin family protein; protein product: MIPLFVAATGPPINLDIPLGWGLTLGLFLVGLNGFFVAAEFALVKVRPTQIAPHVETLRGRMAQRMIDHLDAYLSATQLGITLASIGLGVVGEPAVNRLLQPLFELVPNMPAEATHSISLIVAFAIISMFHIVLGELAPKSLAIRRPEPTSLWVAVPLWAFYWATYPGIWVLNLMANAFLRIFGIEPVGHGELAHSEEEIRRLLASEEDTELSEPKRELLDNVFELSDRNARQVMVPRTEVVYMDATEPIEANLDVARRSGHTRFPLCDGDLDQLIGLVHIKDLFIAEEPPASLREVARETFAVPETLSLDQLLARMRHEHVHMAAVVDEYGGVAGIVTLENVLEEIVGEIQDEFDAEVPEFVRLEDGGYRVLGGMLIDDLEDELGIDIADAREEDTVAGIALSELGRTAEEGDTVEAGRLRLQVEEVDGNRIVTLRVDVLPEQAEDDV
- the ilvA gene encoding threonine ammonia-lyase, which encodes MTSSLQMAELIEEARRRIADQVYVSPCARSEYFSRLCGLGAYFKLENLQMTGSFKERGALNRILTLSEDEKQRGLITASAGNHGQAVAYHAGRLGLQATVVMPLPTPLIKVANTRSFGADVRLAGETFDDAQAHAHELEAELGATYVHPFNDAQVIAGQGTIGFELMAQEPDLEVIVVPIGGGGLISGIAAAYKAHRPQTRIVGVQTGAVPSMRESLAAGEPVAVERRHTIADGIAVKRPAALTLKLVEELVDDLVTVDEEEIANAVLLLLEREKAVVEGAGAAVLAAVVNDRVPQAKGRRTAMVLTGGNIDVTLLSRIIERGLTKDGRLVQLDVCVKDRPGALAGLLNLVGESGANVLETHHERAFSEFGLNEVHIGLRLETRGTDHVEQLIESIADAGLHVRRQTQPQSWHD
- the thrS gene encoding threonine--tRNA ligase; the encoded protein is MLDLTLPDGSVRSVPPGTTALEVARSIGPGLAKAAVGAALDGRPVDLRTPIEASGRFRLFTSRDEEAGIFLRHTAEHVLADAVQRLWPGTQIDVGRRDHSEKYQYDFRFPRAFVPEDLEAIEAKMREILREKHEVERVEIDREEARELFARMGEELKLERLDDIPEGEPITLFRHGEFVDLCRGPHAQRVDQVGAVKLLESSGVFLRGDESREQLQRIYGTAFANREALDGYLADLELRRARDHRRLGPALDLFSFNQNAPGSPFFHPRGTVIYNLLVDYVQGLNRRDGFEEVRTPQILDVDLWHRSGHWDNYRESMFFTEVDERQYAVKPMNCPTHCLIYRTGLRSYRDLPIRYADFGRLHRYEQSGVITGLTRVRTFCQDDAHTFCTEEQVEAEVLLPVSTILEIYRTFGFDDIQIEVSTRPEKSIGSAELWERAENALMRALRSRGLEFDVNEGDGAFYGPKIDFQARDTLGRSWQLGTVQLDYQMPERLDLEYTASDGGTRRPVMLHRAMLGSVERFLGILIEHTGGAFPVWLAPTQAVVLPVSDRFLDYGAEVTEKLRDAGFRVELDQRSEKLGYKIRDAQTRKVPYMLVVGGREQESGTVSLRLREAPEGGSADQGAVAVDELAARIASRIASKSLDL